Below is a genomic region from Paraburkholderia phenazinium.
GCCGTTGCCCTTGCCGAAATAGGTGAAGCAATTCGGGCCTCGGTCGGCGCCGATCGCGTCGAACCCTGGCCGCTCGACGATGCTCGCCAATCGCTGGGACCGTTCGCTGACGCACTGGCACTCGATCAGACAGTAAGCGGCCAGCATGCCCGGCGAGTTCTTGCGTGGACGCCCCGCGGCCCCGGCCTGATTGCGGATCTCTCTGCGCAAAAGCACTTCCAGCAAGTCAACGGAGCATGACCATGGCGTGGAACAGTGCATCTTTCGAGTCGATTCTCGCGATGATCGTAGCGGTTCTGTTCGCGGTTGCCGGGGTGGTCAATCTCGCGGGACGCGGCGCGGTGAAGCGCGACTTCGCGCGCTGGGGTTACCCGGCATGGTTTCATTTGCTCTGTGGCGCACTTGAGCTGTTGTGCGCGGCACTTCTTTTTGGACAACAAACCAGAGTTCTGGGCCTGATGCTGGCCGGTGCGATTTTGATCGCCGTGCTCTTCACGTTGGTGCGAAACCGCGAGTCGTTCGGGCATCTCGCCCCGGCGCTGGTCTTCTCGGCTCTCGTTGTGGTTACTGTGGCGCTCCGCGGTTGAGGCTTGCCGCCACGGTGCGTCCCTCGCCGCGT
It encodes:
- a CDS encoding DoxX family protein, with the protein product MTMAWNSASFESILAMIVAVLFAVAGVVNLAGRGAVKRDFARWGYPAWFHLLCGALELLCAALLFGQQTRVLGLMLAGAILIAVLFTLVRNRESFGHLAPALVFSALVVVTVALRG